In Mycobacterium sp. Aquia_216, a genomic segment contains:
- a CDS encoding DUF2834 domain-containing protein, with amino-acid sequence MVSLIIHAVLGLAVIIWIVKSNSKVFATPTGGPLFSPLEIVYYVVGIASVALGYYFNIRFVQEYAPHGLSGAHNPIWGPGSWTQYIQLMFVNPAAGSAGQDYTIANVILLPLFSIVDGYRRGFKRPWLYFVSSLFTSFAFAFAFYFATLERQRRHARERETVNA; translated from the coding sequence ATGGTCTCCCTCATCATCCATGCGGTACTCGGACTGGCTGTCATCATCTGGATCGTCAAGTCGAACTCGAAGGTATTCGCCACGCCCACCGGCGGCCCACTCTTCTCCCCGCTGGAAATCGTGTACTACGTCGTCGGCATCGCGTCCGTTGCGCTGGGTTACTACTTCAACATCCGCTTTGTGCAGGAATACGCGCCGCACGGACTGTCCGGGGCGCACAACCCGATCTGGGGTCCCGGCAGTTGGACGCAGTACATCCAGTTGATGTTCGTCAACCCCGCCGCGGGTTCAGCGGGACAGGACTACACAATCGCCAATGTCATTCTGCTGCCGTTGTTTTCGATCGTTGACGGGTACCGCCGCGGTTTCAAGCGGCCGTGGCTTTACTTCGTGTCCAGCCTGTTCACCAGCTTCGCGTTCGCCTTCGCGTTCTACTTCGCGACGCTGGAGCGCCAGCGCAGGCACGCACGGGAGCGCGAGACCGTCAACGCCTAA